From Lytechinus variegatus isolate NC3 chromosome 16, Lvar_3.0, whole genome shotgun sequence, the proteins below share one genomic window:
- the LOC121430164 gene encoding uncharacterized protein LOC121430164 gives MESGKVKPAESEPDQSAPTPVDDQKGVTEPVHRISSMSGHHDEVPVQGFDSQVNVTDDIGIIRLEEYGIEVHVPSGEAYSAKDITVDIIDEVPPELLTVLKETGAIITVGLKMSPSNASFERPVKVTMPHCGVFQKPESAQIVTYYRKNASDSFTAIPSTKKGLQCIVRQRDLDIYLNHFSESWIVALFKWAFIGKRVICTPYIPVSTPKNKMHILRLHVRDENFPEGKIEEGYKAATTGNYFFVRWRSGGIHITCPESTMNGQAETIDESKFTYLSEHKVPFIVDTRNSEDDDVILQFIITQCTIEKIVVKMYLQVLTPFD, from the exons ATGGAATCTGGGAAAGTAAAACCAGCGGAGTCAGAACCTGACCAGTCAGCCCCAACGCCTGTAGATGACCAGAAAGGGGTAACAGAACCTGTTCATCGTATCTCGTCAATGAGCGGTCATCATGATGAAGTTCCAGTTCAAGGCTTTGACAGTCAGGTGAATGTCACTGATGATATCGGCATTATTCGGCTTGAGGAATATGGTATTGAAGTTCACGTTCCATCGGGTGAAGCTTACAGCGCAAAAGATATTACTGTGGATATTATCGATGAGGTTCCACCTGAGTTGCTCACAGTACTGAAGGAAACTGGAGCTATCATTACCGTTGGTTTGAAGATGTCACCATCTAATGCATCCTTTGAGAGACCAGTTAAAGTGACAATGCCACATTGTGGTGTGTTCCAAAAACCAGAATCTGCTCAAATCGTCACCTACTATCGCAAAAATG CTTCAGACAGTTTTACGGCAATCCCTTCAACCAAAAAGGGTCTGCAATGCATCGTGAGACAACGAGACCTAGATATCTACCTAAACCACTTCTCGGAATCCTGGATTGTAGCTCTCTTCAAATGGGCATTCATTGGAAAACGAGTTATTTGCACTCCTTACATTCCGGTGTCAACCCCAAAGAATAAAATGCACATCTTGCGACTGCATGTACGAGACGAAAACTTCCCAGAAGGAAAG ATTGAGGAGGGATACAAGGCGGCTACAACTGGAAACTATTTCTTCGTAAGATGGCGCTCTGGGGGAATACACATTACTTGCCCAGAAAGCACCATGAATGGCCAAGCTGAG ACCATAGATGAAAGTAAGTTTACCTATTTGTCTGAGCACAAAGTGCCGTTCATTGTTGACACTCGAAACTCAGAAGATGATGACGTGATATTACAGTTCATCATAACACAGTGCACAATAGAGAAGATCGTTGTGAAAATGTACCTGCAAG taTTAACGCCTTTTGACTAA
- the LOC121430174 gene encoding uncharacterized protein LOC121430174, whose translation MAIPPGSLEAGSCHDVSLALITEDPPTIKEDEFLTGHGVEIDIPRLLLYSGNQPITITLPHAASSMKTNEEFADIIWKHTESTSSHRVKTSNNENTECIIKEREMDILISADSVINGRIQLWVPFDIHRHATGKLMACTPFLPVDMVQGNDVTLRMYIHEDIPYIAEKIKEEEEQLLNRQVHPKRCFVLAPESSDLQIKYNGRKMSISAKELFNQRETLVSMPITTEPNTRTQMINISMSTKDKDPTTSMAFMAIRTDFSTDMQSTLDEIITASDTESREQDTGIEDVITKEMNTDKYYHLGIALGLSYETLDSIQANIRGHKVEARVYTSNQRAAIIMIRYWKHLQHSDSQADDHLREVWSSVTNSRKPDVPVKQASSLGLPFCMNAVSLYSLKCNIYSLKGLKYQKNNVII comes from the exons atggctATTCCGCCAGGATCATTGGAGGCTGGCTCCTGTCACGATGTATCTCTCGCTCTGATTACTGAGGATCCACCAACAATCAAAGAGGATGAGTTTCTTACAGGTCATGGTGTAGAAATAGATATCCCGAGACTGTTGCTCTACTCAGGAAATCAGCCAATAACTATAACTCTCCCCCATGCCGCATCATCCATGAAGACAAATGAAGAGTTTGCTGACATCATTTGGAAACATACTGAATCGACATCAT CTCATCGCGTGAAGACATCCAATAATGAAAATACTGAATGTATcatcaaagaaagagaaatggaTATCCTCATTTCTGCCGACTCTGTGATCAATGGAAGGATACAGCTATGGGTACCATTCGATATTCACCGTCACGCCACGGGGAAACTGATGGCTTGCACCCCTTTCCTTCCCGTTGATATGGTACAGGGCAATGATGTAACACTACGGATGTACATTCACGAGGACATACCTTACATTGCTGAG aaaataaaggaagaagAGGAACAACTGTTAAACCGCCAGGTACATCCTAAAAGATGTTTTGTTCTTGCACCTGAATCAAGCGACCTACAGATAAAATACAATGGAAGAAAGATG AGCATCTCTGCTAAAGAGCTATTCAACCAACGGGAGACTCTTGTTTCGATGCCCATTACAACTGAACCCAATACCAGAACGCAAATGATTAACATCTCAATGTCAACCAAAGATAAAGATCCAACGACGAGCATGGCGTTTATGGCGATACGAACAG ATTTCTCTACTGACATGCAATCAACACTTGATGAGATAATCACCGCTTCAGACACTGAGAGCag AGAACAGGACACCGGGATTGAGGATGTCATCACGAAGGAAATGAACACAGATAAGTACTATCATCTAGGAATAGCACTTGGTCTGTCCTACGAAACACTTGACAGCATCCAAGCAAATATCAGAGGACACAAAGTAGAAGCTAGGGTTTATACATCAAACCAACGAGCTGCTATTATCATGATCCGCTACTGGAAACACTTACAGCATTCTGACTCCCAAGCAGATGATCATCTGAGAGAGGTGTGGTCATCTGTGACCAATTCACGAAAGCCCGACGTTCCTGTTAAGCAAGCTAGCAGCTTAGGTTTGCCATTTTGTATGAACGCCGTATCGCTTTATAGTTTAAAATGCAATATCTACTCATTAAAGGGTTTGAAGTaccaaaaaaataatgtgataaTATAA